One genomic region from Solwaraspora sp. WMMD792 encodes:
- a CDS encoding SCP2 sterol-binding domain-containing protein: MVDTVEDALDRLARDASSVLTRLPPRLSGTVRFDVHEESRTTHWFVTLGTGKVQVSSTGPEPDSIVRSDRVCFDRLARGEDRFIPLLFRNAVVVEGDLGLADQLCRVLFGRVPAGLHPRDFTRRGGAENEREDSQHS, from the coding sequence ATGGTCGACACGGTCGAGGACGCGCTGGATCGGCTGGCCCGCGACGCAAGCTCGGTCCTGACCCGGCTGCCACCCCGGCTGAGCGGCACCGTTCGCTTCGACGTGCACGAGGAGAGCAGGACGACGCATTGGTTTGTCACCCTGGGAACCGGGAAGGTCCAGGTGTCGTCGACGGGGCCCGAGCCGGATTCGATCGTCCGCAGCGACCGGGTCTGCTTCGACCGGCTGGCCCGGGGCGAGGACCGGTTCATCCCCCTGCTGTTCCGTAACGCCGTCGTCGTCGAGGGAGACCTGGGGCTCGCGGACCAGCTCTGCCGGGTCCTTTTCGGCCGCGTCCCGGCCGGGCTGCACCCAAGGGACTTCACCCGGAGAGGGGGCGCCGAGAATGAACGAGAAGACAGTCAGCATTCTTGA
- a CDS encoding threo-3-hydroxy-L-aspartate ammonia-lyase, which yields MTDSTPVTLHDVRDAAARIAGAAHRTPVLRSRTLDAMVGAEVFVKCENLQRVGAFKFRGAYNTISRLSPAQLARGIAAYSSGNHAQAVALAARELGSTAVIVMPQDTPAAKTAAVRGYGAEIVTYDRYTGDRVAIGTALAAERGLTLVPPYDHPHVIAGQGTAALELVEEVGPLDALLVPVGGGGLAAGTAVASKGLLPRIRVIGVEPAAGDDTLRSLAAGRRVTIPVPRTIADGQAAETPGELTFAINQQLLDDIALVDDDEIRAAMRFAFDRMRIVVEPSGATGLAALLAGRPVSTLRRVGVIVSGGNVDTRRFIDLLSTAG from the coding sequence TTGACGGACTCGACACCGGTCACCCTGCACGACGTCCGCGACGCGGCCGCGCGGATAGCCGGCGCCGCGCACCGCACCCCCGTGCTGCGCTCGCGCACTCTGGACGCCATGGTCGGCGCCGAGGTCTTCGTCAAGTGCGAAAACCTGCAACGGGTCGGGGCGTTCAAGTTTCGTGGCGCCTACAACACGATCTCCCGGCTGTCCCCGGCCCAGCTGGCCCGGGGCATCGCCGCGTACTCGTCCGGCAACCACGCCCAGGCCGTCGCGCTGGCCGCCCGGGAGTTGGGCAGCACCGCAGTGATCGTGATGCCGCAGGACACCCCGGCGGCCAAGACGGCGGCGGTCCGCGGCTACGGGGCCGAGATCGTCACCTACGACCGGTACACCGGTGACCGGGTCGCCATCGGTACGGCGTTGGCCGCCGAGCGCGGGCTGACCCTGGTTCCACCGTACGATCACCCGCACGTCATCGCCGGGCAGGGCACCGCAGCGCTCGAGCTGGTCGAGGAGGTCGGCCCGCTCGACGCGCTGCTGGTGCCGGTCGGTGGCGGCGGGCTGGCGGCGGGCACCGCAGTCGCCTCGAAAGGACTACTGCCCCGGATCCGGGTGATCGGCGTCGAACCGGCGGCCGGCGACGACACGTTGCGATCGCTGGCCGCCGGCCGGCGGGTCACCATCCCGGTGCCACGCACGATCGCCGACGGGCAGGCCGCCGAGACGCCCGGTGAGCTGACCTTCGCGATCAACCAGCAACTGCTCGACGACATCGCGCTGGTCGACGACGACGAGATCCGGGCGGCGATGCGGTTCGCCTTCGACCGGATGCGGATCGTCGTCGAGCCCAGCGGCGCGACCGGGTTGGCCGCCCTACTGGCAGGTCGGCCGGTATCGACGCTACGGCGGGTCGGTGTGATCGTCTCCGGCGGCAACGTCGACACCCGGCGCTTCATCGACCTGCTGTCCACCGCCGGTTGA
- a CDS encoding endo-1,4-beta-xylanase: MLYATSASAAESTLGAAAEQSGRYFGTAVAANKLSDSTYVNILNREFNSVTAENEMKLDATEPQQGQFNFSNGDRIVNHAISRGMAVRGHTLAWHSQQPGWMQQMEGAPLRQAMLNHVTQVASYYRGKIHSWDVVNEAFADGGSGARRDSNLQRTGNDWIEAAFRAARAADPGAKLCYNDYNIDNWSWAKTQAAYNMVRDFKQRGVPIDCVGLQSHFNSGSPYPSNYRTTLSSFAALGVDVQITELDIEGSGSSQANTYRNVVQDCLAVSRCTGITTWGIRDCDSWRSGGTPLLFECNGNKKQAYDATLAALNAGGTPPPTTAPPTTAPPPTTAPPPTTAPPTSQPPGGGNCSASVISLDQWPGGFVANVRVTAGSASTSSWTVTMTLPSGAAVTNAWNSQASGSTGTVRFSNAPWNGQIGAGQSTQFGFQGTGTGSGMTPTCSAG; this comes from the coding sequence ATGCTGTACGCGACCTCCGCCAGCGCCGCCGAGTCCACGCTCGGCGCGGCCGCGGAGCAGTCCGGCCGGTACTTCGGTACCGCCGTCGCGGCCAACAAGCTCAGCGACTCGACGTACGTGAACATCCTCAACCGGGAGTTCAACAGCGTCACCGCCGAGAACGAGATGAAACTCGACGCCACCGAGCCGCAGCAGGGCCAGTTCAACTTCAGCAACGGCGACCGGATCGTCAACCACGCCATCTCCCGCGGCATGGCCGTCCGTGGCCACACCCTCGCCTGGCACTCCCAGCAACCCGGCTGGATGCAGCAGATGGAAGGCGCCCCACTGCGCCAGGCCATGCTGAACCACGTCACCCAGGTCGCCTCCTACTACCGGGGCAAGATCCACTCCTGGGACGTGGTGAACGAGGCCTTCGCCGACGGCGGTAGCGGTGCCCGACGCGACTCCAACCTGCAGCGCACCGGCAACGACTGGATCGAGGCGGCGTTCCGGGCCGCCCGCGCCGCCGACCCCGGCGCCAAGCTCTGCTACAACGACTACAACATCGACAACTGGTCCTGGGCCAAGACCCAGGCCGCGTACAACATGGTCCGTGACTTCAAGCAGCGCGGCGTGCCGATCGACTGCGTCGGCCTGCAGTCGCACTTCAACAGCGGCTCGCCGTACCCGTCGAACTACCGCACCACGCTGTCCAGCTTCGCCGCCCTCGGCGTCGACGTGCAGATCACCGAGCTCGACATCGAAGGCTCCGGCAGCAGCCAGGCCAACACCTACCGCAACGTGGTGCAGGACTGCCTGGCGGTGTCCCGCTGCACCGGCATCACCACCTGGGGCATCCGGGACTGCGACTCGTGGCGCAGCGGCGGCACCCCGCTGCTGTTCGAGTGCAACGGCAACAAGAAGCAGGCGTACGACGCGACCCTCGCCGCGCTGAACGCCGGCGGCACCCCGCCGCCGACCACCGCGCCGCCCACGACGGCGCCGCCGCCGACCACGGCCCCGCCGCCCACCACGGCCCCGCCGACCTCGCAGCCGCCGGGCGGTGGCAACTGCTCAGCCTCGGTGATCTCGCTCGACCAGTGGCCAGGTGGCTTCGTGGCGAACGTGCGGGTGACCGCCGGGTCCGCCTCGACCAGCAGTTGGACGGTCACCATGACCCTGCCGTCCGGAGCGGCGGTCACCAACGCGTGGAACTCGCAGGCCAGCGGTAGCACCGGCACGGTGCGCTTCAGCAACGCACCGTGGAACGGCCAGATCGGTGCCGGGCAGTCGACCCAGTTCGGCTTCCAGGGCACTGGCACCGGCAGCGGGATGACCCCGACCTGCAGCGCCGGCTGA